In Achromobacter pestifer, the DNA window ATGCTGGAACGCGTGGAGATCCCGGCGGCCGACCGGCGCGTCAACGAATACCCGCACCAGATGTCGGGCGGCATGCGCCAGCGCGTGATGATCGCGCTGGCCCTGGCCTGCAACCCCGCCGTGCTGATTGCCGACGAGCCCACCACCGCGCTGGACGTGACCGTGCAGGCGCAGATCCTGGACCTGCTGCGCCGGCTGCAGGCCGAGATGAACATGAGCATCCTGTTCATCACGCACAACCTGGGCGTGGTGGCCGAGATCGCGCACCGCGTGGCGGTCATGTACGCCGGCCGCGTGGTCGAGGACGCCGGCGTCTACGACCTGTTCGAGAAGCCCACGCACCCCTACACCCGCGGCCTGCTGTCCTGCATCCCCACCGCCGCCCTGCTGGCCTCGGGCGAACGGCTGCGCGCGATTCCCGGCAACGTGCCCAGCGTGCTGTCGCTGCCGGCCGGCTGTACCTTCGCGCCGCGCTGCCCGTTGGCCGCCGACGACTGCCGCGCCGCCGTGCCCGAACTCCTGCCGGTGCAGACCGACCACCGCGCGCGCTGCATCAAGGTGAATCCGATATGACGAGTAGCCCCATTCCCATCCGCGCCGAAGAGCCGCTGGTGCGGATCCAGGACCTGAAAGTCCACTTCCCCACCTCGCAGGCGCGCCACGCGCCGGTCGTGAAGGCCGTGGACGGCGTCAGCTTCGACGTGCCGCGCAACACCATCGTCGGCCTGGTCGGAGAATCCGGCTCCGGCAAGACCACCACCGGCCGCGCGCTGCTGCGCCTGTTCGCGCCCACCGCCGGCCGCATCCTGTTCGACGGCCAGGACATCACCAAGCTGTCCGAAAAGCAGATGCTGCCCTGGCGCCGCCGCATGCAGATCGTGTTCCAGGATCCCTACGCCAGCCTCAACCCCCGCATGACGGTGGCCGAAATCCTGGGCGAGGCCCTGGATACCCACCGGCTGGCCCAGAACCGCCGCATGGCCCGCATCGGCGAACTGCTGGAACGCGTGGGCCTGAACGCCGAGCACAGCCGCCGCTATCCGCACGAGTTCTCCGGCGGCCAGCGCCAGCGCATCGGCATCGCCCGCGCGCTGGCGGTCGAACCCGACTTCATCGTGGCCGACGAGCCGGTGTCCGCGTTGGACGTATCGGTGCAGGCGCAGGTGCTGAACCTGCTGCAGGACCTGCAGCGCGACCTGGGCCTGACCATGCTGTTCGTGGCCCACGACCTCGCGGTGGTGGACTACCTGTGCGACGAGGTCGTGGTGATGTACCTGGGCCGCGTCATGGAACGCGGCCCGACCAGCGAGGTCTACGCGCGCCCCCGCCATCCCTATACCCGCGCGCTGCTGTCCGCCGCGCCGGTGCCGGACCCGCGCGCGCCGCGCTCGCGTATCCTGTTGAAGGGCGATATCCCCAGCCCGGTCAATCCGCCCTCCGGCTGCGTGTTCCGCACCCGCTGCCCGTACGCCATCGACAGCTGCGCGACCACCGAGGCGCAGGCCGCCAACGTCGGCCCCGGCCACTATGTGGCGTGTTCGCGCATCGGCGACGCCGAGCTGGCGGCCTGAACGCCGCCCTGTCCAGACCAGACCCAGGAAGCCCACATGAACATCATCCGCGACATCGTCTTCCAGATACGCAGTCGGCGGGACTCGCTGAGCGTGACCGAGCGCAAGGTCGCCGACGCCATCCTGGACGACATCATCTGGGGCGCCAGCGCCACCGTCGACCAGTTGGCGGCCAAGGCCGGCGTCAGCATCGCCACCATCTCGCGCTTCGCGCGCACGGTCGGCTGCGACGACACCCGCGATCTGAAGCTGAAGCTGGCCCAGGCCAGCACCGTGGGCAGCCGCTTCCTGGACCCCAGCGCGCCGCCCGAGGAAAGCACCTTCTACGCCCGCATCTACGCCGACATCGAAAGCACGCTGCGCGCGCATCTGCCCAACTTCACCGAGCAGCTGTTCGAAGCCGCCGCCGGCATCGTCGACGGCGCGCG includes these proteins:
- a CDS encoding ABC transporter ATP-binding protein; the encoded protein is MTASTRDVVLSVEGLKTWFHSRDGIAKSVDGVTFDLARGETLAIVGESGSGKSVTSLSIMGLLPKPAGRIEAGKILFRDRQGAQHDLAQATPATLRKIRGAEIAMIFQEPMTSLNPLYTVGDQIAEAVQQHEGGSYESALRRAREMLERVEIPAADRRVNEYPHQMSGGMRQRVMIALALACNPAVLIADEPTTALDVTVQAQILDLLRRLQAEMNMSILFITHNLGVVAEIAHRVAVMYAGRVVEDAGVYDLFEKPTHPYTRGLLSCIPTAALLASGERLRAIPGNVPSVLSLPAGCTFAPRCPLAADDCRAAVPELLPVQTDHRARCIKVNPI
- a CDS encoding ABC transporter ATP-binding protein translates to MTSSPIPIRAEEPLVRIQDLKVHFPTSQARHAPVVKAVDGVSFDVPRNTIVGLVGESGSGKTTTGRALLRLFAPTAGRILFDGQDITKLSEKQMLPWRRRMQIVFQDPYASLNPRMTVAEILGEALDTHRLAQNRRMARIGELLERVGLNAEHSRRYPHEFSGGQRQRIGIARALAVEPDFIVADEPVSALDVSVQAQVLNLLQDLQRDLGLTMLFVAHDLAVVDYLCDEVVVMYLGRVMERGPTSEVYARPRHPYTRALLSAAPVPDPRAPRSRILLKGDIPSPVNPPSGCVFRTRCPYAIDSCATTEAQAANVGPGHYVACSRIGDAELAA